GCCCACTTGTTGGGCCTTGTTCCCCAGGAGGAACCACTGTTCATCGAGGGGGGCACGGTTGAGCCGACCAGGTTGACACGCCAGACACTGATCGGCATGCACATCACGCGTGACTTCCCTGGGCTCGGGCTTTGGTTTATAGGAGAGGACGGCCATCTGTTTGTCCACGCCGACCTCCCAGATAAGTTACCAgaggaccccccccccccccccgccagGTGGTGATGCCGACGACGACGACGATCACGCCGATGGTGACCACgctcacccaccaccaccaccgccaccgcagCTACATGGGGTGCCTCAGTACTCCCAGCACGTTCTGTACGACCAGCTCCCACCAGTTGTGGCACTTGCGTTACAGCAGATGGAGGGTCGGCAACATACGCGGATAGACGCCCATCATGCCCGTACTGAGGCCCTTTTCATGAGGGCGATCCAGGGTGATATACATTGACACCTCGCCCTGGATAGGATCCGGGGTCGTCAGGCGCGACTCAGGATCCAGGGCCCTCAGGAGCGTTAGGATGCGGATCCAACGGTTTAGGATTGTTGTACTTTTTTGTATTTTGACTATTTATGTATTTTGGACGATGTCATGTATATGTATACGAACTTATTATATAGTTAAATTTGTAGTTtcagtttatttatatttgtgattgtttattttgACTGTATAGATTGGTTTGCTTGGTTACGTATAATGTATAATGTTACAATATCACACGTCGTGAATACGTCAACATAAaaattagggtaaattactttttgaatccctgtgttttaggggttttaaccacctgtgttcaaaatcaaaatgtttaacgtcctaagtccctatagccactttttttttaaccatttgagtctaaTTTTCTAAACATACGATACAAGGATGATACGATATAATACGACACGTCCCGATAAAATATAACAAACTTAAAAATGTGATACGATACGTCAAGATACGCTATAATACGTCACGATAAAATATaataaagttaaaaatgtgatacgaTACGTCACCATATGCTATAATACGTCGCGGTAAAATATaataaagttaaaaatgtgatacgaTACATCACGATACGCTATAATACATCAcgataaaatattaaaaagttatAAATGTGATACGGTACGCTATAATACGATACATAAcgataaaaatataataaaaactataaaactcattaaaacaaaataaacaccAATAACCAAACCCAACACACCAAAATTCAACCTAAAAAAACAGGTCTACAATACGGATCGTATATACCTATACAATCCGTATAAGCCAGCCGCCACATACGCTGACCCTATCAGTCTGCCATGTCTTAACTTTATCCAATACGGATCATATATACCTATACGATCCGTATTGAAATGTCAAAGTGTGGGGTTAGATTCCCCAGTGTGCGAATAGAATCCTGCTACCCATAATTGCAAGCAAGGGCGGTACAAAACTTAACTTTGAAACCAAGTGAGTGAGTGCTACTATTGAAGCTACAGTACTACTCGTGCAGCACAAATGTACAAACCACAAAGCATTCGGATTCACAGACAAGTGTGTGTGCATGTGTGTTTTATTGTTCCCATCCTGGTACTCTCAAGAGTCAAGCCTCCTGTAGATTTGGATGATTGTGCTTTGTTTCTTATCAAACCTCACCTGCCACCATGTAATCACAACCATTCCCTTTCTACCCATCATTACAACAATTTTTGGTTAATAACATTATATTTGTTAATTACAATGAATATTTATTCTTTATCTTGATATTCGGTTATGTTTCGATTACTAATTTATTATTCATTTTAGGATTTTATTTTACTAAGCATATTCATAGCATTTGAGGACCTATTATTGGAAAGGACTAATGTACGAGGTTATGGTAATAAGTAATAACCCTTTAAGGTTATTCTTGTCAAATTATTGTTAACGGACCGTAAGTTAGTTACTAGTTATTGTCATAAGTTTGTATGATAAAGTGTTAGTTACTCAATTTCATACAAGTTGTAAAAACTTTTTATTTATTACAACAATCTTAAATTTTTTTAATGGCAACACTTAATATACTTAATTTACCAATAATTCTAAATTTTTCACTGTTACACTGGATTGAACCTCTCCTTTAAGAGGCATATGCCTCTACCAGGTGGGCTAGTCTCACATTGGCACAACAATCGAAACCTAGGGTAAAAAAATTATGGTACCGGGTACCGGTAACGAAGCGGTATCgataccgaatttaccgaaccggttacattttcggtaccgattcggaACCAAATTTGGATATTTTTTGGTACTGGTCCGTTACGGTACCGGTTCGGGACCGGTATTTACCAGTTTCTACACTAAAATACCAGTACTGTACCGATTCCGAATCGTAACAGGTATATTCGGTATaggtaccggtacccagttttCGGGATTTTCGGTACCGAAGTATCGGAACCGGTTCAGAACAACGTGGGCTATGTCCGCGCAGGTTCGAATCGGATTTCTTCACTTTGATCGTTTTCATCTCCTCTTAGCAATCAGAGTTAATTTCTAATTCACTACAGCGTTACATTTGCCAATTTTGTTTAAATTAAATACCGTATACTTGTTTTCTACATGCATTCAAACCATCTTCATTTCAAGTATATCTCTTTCACTTATATTTATTGACAACTGTAACCCAAGACAATACACAACGAAGAAACCCTAGCCTATGTCTTCATCTCCTCTTTGCAACCAGAGTTAATTTCTAATTCAATGCAGCGTTACATTTGCCAATTTCGTTTAAATTAGATACCGTATACTTTTTTTCTACATGCATTAAAACCATCTTCATTTCAAGTATATCTTTTTCACTTATATTTATTGACAACTGTAACCGAAGACAATACACAAAGAAGAAACCCTAGCCTATAAATTAAAAGGAAGGCAAGCAGCAACACTGACCTGAACGATAAATCTGATAAAGCACAAGCACTCAAAATCGCTGTAAGTTTAAATCCTTCTAGGCGATTTGAAGTTCTGGAGGTGAAATTCTAGGGTTACATGTGATAGTTTTCTAAATCTTCAATTCTGGAAGAAAGCTTTAATAGAAGAGCAGACACGTTAAGTAAGGGGAAAACATAGGTTATACACGTGTAAAGAAAAATGAAATAACTGAGGCTGAAAGGGGAAAAAGGAGAATACTGGCTGAGAGGGAGGAAAAAGACAATCACCGACTTTATACTTTAAAATGTAGTATAATATATAAtagtatatgtatatgtaaaataatCATCCAAATTCCAAACCTATTTATAAGTTTTTGTAATCTTATTTTCAGCTTTCCGCTACATGACGTTAATAACATTTACGGTTGTAAAAAATCTACATATAAGTGAAAGTAGTATTTTAACAATTTACATCCTAAACAAAAATCGTTTGATAGTTATAAGGTATGTCGTTATTCTTCATAGAACACTAACACTGATAAACTTTTTGGTTTATGTTAAATACGTTACTTTATCAATTTCTATTTTTTGGTTATGaattaaaataacatttttttcttGTTTGAATAATAGGGTATTCTGAAAAAATGACGTCTGAATATtaaattaagagtaaattacaagttttgttctttatgtttacatcaaattgcaggctctgtccttttggccaaaagtttacaggcggtgtccttaacctttcaaaatcttgcacgttttgtcctttaggccaaacctggttagaaattTTAGTTAAAAATTGTCATGTGCAAtacacatgagagtaaaatggtAATTTTCCTCTCAACTCTTACACTTTCCCTTCTTCTTGAATGATTTAAACCTACAACAAAACCAAAATCTCCTTACACAGAACCACAATCTGCAAGTTTTTTATTTCATAATATTCTCACACACACGCACACTTCACTGAGTGGAAACCAAACTCTTCACTTTCATGGCAGATTCAGCTAAATACAAACCCATAAACGGCAGAACTCTGTTTCCAGAACTGAAACTAAAGAACATATTTTCATTTCGAACAACAATAACAAGGgcttttgtgtatattttcgttGCTATTTTCGTCGTTGTTATTTTTTTCTTAGCATTTAACCCTTCCTCTGACCCTTCTTCTCCATGGTTCACCAATATCTTCACTGATACATCCATAGTACAACTGTTAAACCCAATGGTACAACAATTTCTCCAACTTCTGATAAGAGATCTCACTTCTCTTCAATTTACTCTTACTTTTTCCCCACGAATTCATCGGAATCACATCAGAATTCCTCTGTTTCCGGATCTCATCCCTGTATCTTGACCCACAAATGTGGTTCAAGATTCCCCAATTGGGTCGAACCAGAGTTCAATTGGGTCGAACCGGACTGCAATCGGGTCTCCACTTTCTCCAATCGGGTTGAACCAGAGTAAGGGGATTTTGGTTTTGTTGCAGGTTTAAATCATTGAAGAAGAAGGGAAAGTGTAAGGGTTGAGAGGGAAATTACTATTTTACcttcatgtgcattgcacatgacagtttttaactgaaatttctaaccaggtttggcctaaagaacaaaacgtgcaagattttgaaaggataaggacaccgcctgtaaacttttaggcaaaaggacaacgcctgcaatttgatataaacataaaggacagaacttgtaatttactcttaaattaACATGATGATGTATTATATTTTATCATTTGGGTTTTCATTTAAATTGTTGTTTTCACTTCAGAATATAAGGTTGATATTATGATATTGTGATTTGAAAATGACACATAACAAATAAAAGACAAAATCACTATGTTAACTCAACATCTTCATCCACTTACTAGAACTTTAGGTTACCTAATGAcgcaaaaaataagaaaaaaaaaacttctttTATCTACCATGAtatataaaaatcacatttgaGATCAAATGAGAATGTATAATGACGTTAAACTACAAATATCATATAGTTTTTAACCTTTTTAATTTCCTTGAGTtttaaaatttataaacttaGTAACCACTATATAAAGTTAATATcttgttattgtttttttttttttttttttttcacttttcttCACTAGGGTAGAATGTGATGTGGGTAGCATCGGGTGCCTTGGCCATACAAAAGGGACCATTCTTCCCAAGGAAGCGTGTGAAAAAAGTGAATTCTATGAGTGGAGTATTGAATCACCATTCAATAAAGCAACATTCATAACAAACACTCcccaataataaataaataaataaataattaacccTCCCATTTTATTAATTCAAACAATTTGTAGGTGTTAATTTCCTTAAATTCATTATATTattcaaatataataataatattttatgtATAAACATAgaatttaaaaagattttaacATTTCCCTCTAAAATAAATAGCATATGTGAGATTATTTAATGGCAAAACTCATGGAATGTTATATACTTAATTGTCCCTATCTTGAAAACATTCATAAATCCTAACAAACACTCCccaatataaattaatatataacCCTCCCATTATGTTCATCTAAACAACTTGCAGGTGTTAGCAATTTCCTTAAATTCCTTATATTATTCAAATTATAcaaatataataatagttatctaGAAACATAGAATTTAAAAAAGATTTAGACCATTTCCCCTTAAAATAAATAGCATATGTGAGAGTATTTAAATGCAAAACTCATTACTCATGGAATGTTTAATACCTAATGCTAATTGTCCCTATCTTGAAAATGAAAGATTTCAAACACAAATCCACAAAGAAACTACAAACTCAACAACACATGGATATCCAAAACCCATTAAAGATTTCTATGTTTGATCATGTGGGTCACAATATATTTTAATTAactttatattttattaaaaaaattaacattctTGGAgtgattaaattaaaataaacacCATTATCTCCATATGCTCTTCTTCTTTTCAGGGCAAATACATAATTTAAGCAACAAAAGATTAAGGGAGACCATCAATCATCATTCTCTCCCCTCAATAATTTTACCTTTATTTGTTAGTTGCTTTATTTTAGTTTAAAGTTTACTCAAATTGTCAGGAAATATGAGaaaaagttatattattttcatttttaaaatttGTCCCTGACCCAGTGCCAGGCATGCTACTTCTCTTtatactacaaaaaaaaaaaaaaacaacacaaaAGGGCTCACACTGCTTTTTCTTGGGTCTATCAGATTATTGTGTAAAATGGGcatcatacaatcatcatcattcatcaaccTTCACAACTTATAACACATTTCACCTGCTGCATATAACTTGCATTGAGTCATttcaagtttttttatataatgaGGGTACATAAAAAGATTGGTGCTTTGATATGTTTCTTGATGCTTTGGGGGTGTTCAAATGGGTTGCTTTCTCCTAAAGGTGTAAACTTTGAAGGTAAATTTAAATCTTTTTTGATCTCAGAAGCTTAAAAATGAGATTTTTTGATGTGGGTATTTGAATTTATAGTGCAAGCTTTAATGGGTATCAAAGCTTCATTGGTGGACCctcatggtgttcttgagaatTGGGATGCTGATGCTGTTGACCCATGTAGTTGGACCATGGTTACTTGCTCTTCAGAATCTCTTGTCATTGGGTTGTAAGTTTATCTTCATAATACACAATTTTGGTGTTTTGATAATTTAATGTGATtaaatatttgataaaattttTGTTTCATTTTCAGGGGGACACCTAGTCAAAATTTATCAGGCACACTTTCACCAAGCATTGGCAACCTAACTAATCTTCAAATTGTGTAAGTGtttgaattttataaataaaaggtAAAATCAATGGGCAGGTTTTAACGAGTGATTTCGGTGCAGATTGTTGCAGAATAACCGCATTACTGGGCCGATCCCAGCGGAAATTGGTAAACTAAAGAAGCTTCAAACAATTGATCTTTCTGATAACCAATTCACCAAAGGAATCCCCTCTTCTTTAGGTCAATTAACAAGTCTTCAATACATGTAAGCTTGTTTTAGTTATAATAGCACACTAAAACATTTCATGAtcatggttttttttttgtaattatatGAATTCCTGTTTCATCTTTGACTAACTTTGACTTTTACAGGAGGCTGAACAACAACAGTCTTTCTGGCCCAATCCCACAATCAGTAGCTAACATGACCCAACTTGCTTTTGTGTAAGATTTCATGTCTTTTTCTCTTGGTCTTGATTTAATTTACATCACTTATAATGCATATGATAGTATCATGGTCATGTAGGACACACACACTAGATATGTATATTAAATGTTCGTTTTAAATTAATTATTCGTTATGGTAGTATTGACACTTACATTAGCGTGTCGCAAGACTAAACGTAATCGAATAATTATAATCGTAATCACTGTATCCAAACACCAGATGTACTACTTGAAATCGCAATAATCAGATAAACATATCCTTACGCACTTTGCATTAACCGCAGGGACTTATCCTTCAATAACTTAAGTGGCCCGGTTCCTAGGTTTCCTTCCAAGACCTTCAAGTAAGCTTTGCATCACTACCCAATCTTTTATACATACATGCACACGATTTAATGCGTATCTATATCTACCAATGGCAGCATTGTAGGGAACCCTTTAATATGCAAAACAGGATCTGAGCAAGAATGTTATGGAATGACATTAATGCCCATGTCAATGACTTTAAACACTACTCAAGGTACAATATTTTTTTTGGTTTAGTAGTAAGTTTAATTGATATTTCAAATAATTAATTGAATTCCTTCTATTCTTTTTCGAAGGTGATAGCACTTTGCCAAGTTCAAAAGGTCACAAAGTTGCGCTTGCCATTAGTACAAGCCTCGGGTGCATCTCGTTGCTCATTTTTGGACTCGCCTTGATTTGGTGGAGACGTAGGCATAATCAAGAACCGTTCTTTGACGTCAAAGGTTCGTAAATCGTGTTTGATTTGTAATAATTAATGGGTTAAAAAAGCGTGAAGCAGTTTAAAAGTTCGCGCTTCACGCAAGCAAAGCATTGCTctatatacaacaacaacaaataagtTTTATTTACAACTAGAAGTTGTCTCACTCGCGTGTTTTACATATCAATGTTTTAATTTTGTAAACCTTTCATAGTTTTCCATACCTTTTACACAGGGCCGTCCCTAATAATCCCTGAAAATCTGGGCGAGTAGAAAAAAATGAGCccctacatatatatttttaaatatatatagaaattaaaaaaaagttgGGGCTCTGGGGAGAGCGGGCCCCCACCCTGGCCCCTGCCCCCCTCTAGCCCTAACGCGCTTCAGGCGCACCTTTTAAAACCAAATTTGTAACGAGGATTCACTATGGGTATGGTGTTGACAATAGTCATTAACGACTCAAAAACGCACtaaatacttatattttttttgttgaaTTTGGCAATTAACTTTATTCAGATTCTTGATTGAAACAACGCAGATAGACACCACGAGGAAGTTTCGCTAGGAAATCTAAGGAAGTTCCAATTCAGGGAACTTCAAATAGCAACACACAACTTTAGCAACAAGAACATATTAGGTAAAGGAGGTTTTGGGCATGTATACAAAGGACAACTACAAGACGGGAGTTGTGTGGCGGTAAAACGCCTCAAAGATGGTGGAGCCGCAGGCGGAGAGAGGCAGTTTCAGACGGAAGTTGAGATGATCAGCCTAGCTGTACACCGGAACCTACTCAGATTATATGGGTTTTGCATGACTCCAACAGAAAAGTTGTTGGTCTATCCTTATATGTCCAATGGCAGTGTTGCATCACGTCTCAAAGGTACCATCTTTactataaataattaaatataatattatCAATAATGTTTGGGCCCAACCACTGGGTCCATGGGCTTTTTTAGCTTTGTAAACAATCTAGCTTGGTCGGACTCGGCTCGTTTATGTTATTGAGCTGAAATATTGAGTTCAATATCAAGCCAGCTTATTTTTATAAACGTTAAATTTATTTTCGATTTTGTATCTTTTACACATTTTTATACGATTTTGTATCCTTCACACATTTTTATACCTAATAAATACGTAATTGGGTGTGTCACGTGTTACAATTATGTAAGGTTAAGGATTTTTTTTTCCTAATTATATATCTCACCCATTCTCttagtttattactttattacttAAATTACTAACTTAAACATAATTTTAATCATATCACTCAAAAACATcgttttataatttaaattttcattgccaaccaaaaaaataatttttttattcaaaTCCTGTAGTATACGGGTTTCTAACCtactattaatatatatatatatatatatatataaataaataatttaatatttttaaccTACAGATAATGCAAGATTTATTATACCTTGTAAATTTTAGAATTCGGgttaaaatttatataaaaaacataatataatatttttaacatgcaAGATTTATAACttgtaaattttaaaatttcggttaaaatttatatatataaaaattggGCATTAATTTATACAAACCAAACTAGCGACCCAACCAACAAGCTTCGCGCTCGACTCGTTTACAAATAACCACTTTCGAGCAGAGCTTTTTTCTTTGGGCTAACCCATTGTTTTGACAGCAAAACCAGTGTTAGATTGGGCCATACGGAAGAAAATTGCATTAGGGGCAGCAAGAGGATTATTATATCTTCATGAACAATGTGACCCCAAAGTTATTCATAGGGATGTCAAGGCTGCAAATATATTACTTGATGATTGCTGTGAAGCAGTTGTGGGAGACTTTGGTCTAGCAAAGCTTCTAGACCATCAAGACTCTCACGTAACCACCGCGGTTCGTGGGACCGTAGGCCATATAGCACCGGAGTATCTCTCCACGGGCCAGTCATCCGAAAAGACAGACGTTTTTGGATTCGGAATCCTTCTTCTTGAACTGATCACCGGTCAACGCGCTTTAGAGTTTGGAAAAGCTGCTAACCAGAAAGGAGCAATGCTTGATTGGGTAAGCCTAGTTCTTCATTTCCTTTCCGGCCATGCAACATAACCGGAAAATAAAAAGATTCCGGCAATGCCACATGGCCGGACTATAAAGATTCCGGCGGATATTAAATATTACGTTTTCTTTATCCCTGTTCAGGAAATATTAAATAGTTAGCAATGAAGATTTATgaattataaaatatattattttgagataACATATGATTGACTTTTTactatttaactttttttaaataattaagaaATAAAATACGAATAAATGAAACATGAGAAAAAAAAATCTTGAACCTATAGAACTGTAACACGTGACACACAATTACTTATTTGTTAGCTAGGTGTATATTCCGAACCGGGGTTAGAGGATCGTGACACAGTTACTTATTTATTAGCTATAGATTCTGAAACCGGAGTTAATTGTGATTTCACAGGTGAAAAAGATTCATCAAGAGAAGAAACTGGAGATATTAATCGACAAAGACTTGAAGAACAACTACGATCGAATCGAGTTAGAGGAAATAGTGAAAGTGGCATTATTGTGCACACAATATCTTCCGGGCCACAGGCCAAAGATGTCGGAAGTTGTACGAATGCTTGAAGGCGATGGGTTAGCGGAGAAATGGGAAGCTTCACAGGGAGTTGAGTCAAGTACGAAGTACCGTACGCTGGAGTTGTCGTCTTCGTCGGAGCGATATTCGGACCTGACCGACTCTTCTTTGCTCGGACAAGCGATAGAACTCTCCGGCCCCCGATGAGCTAGCTAATAGATTTGAAATAGAAAAAATGGGGGGAAATTTTTATATCTTTTTTTCCTTCGGAAATGagccttatatatatatatatatatatagggtttgcTTGCATATGTTAAAAACCTCAATGTTAGTTAATTTAGTATGAAATATAAAAGTAGCGTTTTTATATACACTGACGGACGATTACAACATGTTAACTATATCAAAGTCTTCCTTCCTTGATGAGACCCACTGTTTTAGAAAACGGGACAAAGCGGTTTTCAAAAGTCTTCTTGTTTCTCGCAAGCCAAATCCTCCAAACAGTTGCAATTTTTATGTTTAGCTAACCGATAAATTTCAGGGAACTCGTCTTTCAAAGGCGTGTTGTTGAACAACACGTCTTTCCAAAACCTTCACGTCGCCAACCGTGACCCATAACTTATCATTGATGTTGATCCCTTCTTTCATAAGAACCTCGTCAATGGTGCCAAAATTCTTCCAGATTCTCGGAATGGAGTTTTTGACCGGGACCAACTTCCGACCCAATCTAGTATTATGTATAGAAGCAACCGCCTTCGCCCATAGTTGATTCGGCTCAATCCTCAATCTTTAAGAACcctgtgtattgtacgggttgagtaaatttaattttatatattaaataataagaacctcatgtattgtatgggttgaacacatgtaattttatataccaatcaataaaaagttatatcttgttatatctttataaaccatgTGTATTATACAGATTGAATAAATCTGATTTTATATACCAcacaataaaaaaaaagttatatttttaaaaacccggtgtattacacgagttgcataaatgtaaatttgtatataaaataataacaatattatatctttaaaaaacctcttttattacatgggttgaatgaatctaataacaaaatatatctttaaaaaaactaacggatatactcgatatatgaTGGATGGGATGATTGCGGTGATGATTCTTATAAATGTCACATAAACATAGTGAATatcgtatttgagttgagagttgaacatgcaaataaaagtatagaaccaataaacattgattaatgttttaaatatttatgaaataggttctacccttaactatttcagtttaataaaataaataaatcatttatattatattaatttatatttagtgtacgtcttttgttaatttcaggataaataattttgaaatctaataaatattttaaaatattatattatcacCTATAtcaattgtttaaatttatattaaatttaattttataattatcttttaattaatactaattatctataattaattaggaTAGAGaggaaaaaactaaaaaatagatgacctcaataaatgacacgtgttcTCTTATTGGTTTCTTTCATTCAATTAGCCATCACTTAAATCTTTAAAAATTGTTAACTTTTTTGTTTATtacctttttaataaaaaatgaacTTTTAAAAAGTAAATCTTTATattaaactaggttagaaccccgtgtattacatgggtttaataaatataattttatatactaaataaaaaaatatatttttataaacctcatttattacaccttattgagtaaatataattttactCAAAAATAGATGACCTCAAAAAATAGAGaggaaaaaactaaaaaatagatgacctcaataaatgacacgtgttcTCTTATTGGTTTTTTTCATTCAATTAGCCATCACTTAAATCTTTAAAAATGGTTAACTTTTTTGTTTATtacctttttaataaaaaatgaacTTTTAAAAAGTAAATCTTTATattaaactaggttagaaccccgtgtattacatgggtttaataaatataattttatatactaaataaaaaatatatttttataaacctcatttattacaccttgttgagtaaatataattttatacattaaataataaaaaatcataT
The sequence above is drawn from the Helianthus annuus cultivar XRQ/B chromosome 12, HanXRQr2.0-SUNRISE, whole genome shotgun sequence genome and encodes:
- the LOC110895746 gene encoding protein NSP-INTERACTING KINASE 1, yielding MRVHKKIGALICFLMLWGCSNGLLSPKGVNFEVQALMGIKASLVDPHGVLENWDADAVDPCSWTMVTCSSESLVIGLGTPSQNLSGTLSPSIGNLTNLQIVLLQNNRITGPIPAEIGKLKKLQTIDLSDNQFTKGIPSSLGQLTSLQYMRLNNNSLSGPIPQSVANMTQLAFVDLSFNNLSGPVPRFPSKTFNIVGNPLICKTGSEQECYGMTLMPMSMTLNTTQGDSTLPSSKGHKVALAISTSLGCISLLIFGLALIWWRRRHNQEPFFDVKDRHHEEVSLGNLRKFQFRELQIATHNFSNKNILGKGGFGHVYKGQLQDGSCVAVKRLKDGGAAGGERQFQTEVEMISLAVHRNLLRLYGFCMTPTEKLLVYPYMSNGSVASRLKAKPVLDWAIRKKIALGAARGLLYLHEQCDPKVIHRDVKAANILLDDCCEAVVGDFGLAKLLDHQDSHVTTAVRGTVGHIAPEYLSTGQSSEKTDVFGFGILLLELITGQRALEFGKAANQKGAMLDWVKKIHQEKKLEILIDKDLKNNYDRIELEEIVKVALLCTQYLPGHRPKMSEVVRMLEGDGLAEKWEASQGVESSTKYRTLELSSSSERYSDLTDSSLLGQAIELSGPR